From the genome of Paracidovorax avenae:
CCGGCTGGACGCTGGTGGTGGACAACAAGCCGGGCGCCGGCGGGAACATCGGGATGGACGCGGTCGCCAAGGCCGCCCCGGACGGCTACACCCTCGGCATGGGCCAGACGGCCAACCTGGCCATCAACCCGAGCCTGTACGCGAAGATGCCGTACGACGCGTCCAGGGCCTTCGTTCCCGTCGCCACCGTGGCAGGGCAGCCCGTCGTGCTCGTCGTCAACGCCGCATCGCGCTTCAAGACCCTGGCCGACCTGGTTGGCGCCGCGAAGGCCCGACCCGACTCCCTTTCGATGGCCTCCGCGGGCAACGGCACCGTGGGCCATCTCACCGGCGAGCTCTTCATCCGCCAGGCGGGCATCCGCACCAGCCACATCCCCTACAAGGGCGCCGGCCCGGCGGCGACCGATCTCCTGGGCGGCCAGGTCGATTACTACTTCGCGACGCCCCAGACCGTGATCCCGTTCATCAAGGCGGGCAAGCTGCGCGCGCTGGCCGTCAGCTCAGCGAAGCGCCTGCCGGTGCTTCCCGACGTGCCCACCATTGCCGAGTCGGGCTACAAGGGCTTCGATACCAGCGACTGGAAGATGCTGGTGGCACCGGCCGGCACGCCCCCCGCCGTGCTCGCCCGGTGGCAGCAGGAAGTGGCCAGGGCCCTCGCTCGGCCGGACACCATCGCCACGCTGCAGGCCGAAGGCAGCACCCCGATGGCGACCACGCCCCAGGAGGCTGCCGCCCTCATCCGCAGCGAGCAGCAGCGCTGGGGCGAGGTCATCCGCAGCAGCAACGTGAAACTCGACTGACCATGGCCCTCCCACCCCTTCACGGCGTCCGCGTGCTGGACCTCACCAATGTGCTCGCGGGCCCCTTCGCCTGCCACCAGCTCGCCCACATGGGCGCCGACGTCATCAAGGTCGAAGCCCGGCAGGGAGGCGACCTGGCCCGCCAGCTGGGCGCCGACCAGGACCTGAACCAGGCCGACATGGGCGTCTCGTTCCTGGCCCAGAACCCCGGCAAGCGCTCCATCACGCTCAACCTCAAGCACCCCGGGGGCAAGGAGGCGCTGCGCAGGCTGGTCCGCACGGCGCAGGTGCTGGTGGAGAACTACCGGCCCGGGGTCATGCAGCGCCTGGGCCTGGGCTACGAGGAACTCCTGAAGGAGAACCCGCGGCTGATCTACTGCGCCATCTCCGGGTTCGGGCAGGACGGTCCGCTGCGCGACCTGCCGGCGTACGACCAGATCATCCAGGGCATGTCCGGGATGATGAGCATCACGGGCGCCCCGGAGACGGCGCCCTACCGCGTGGGCTACCCCGTGGCGGACACGATCGGGGGCATCACCGCCGCATTCGCCGTGGCGTCCGCCCTGGCGGACCGCCATCGCACGGGCGGCGTTTTCATCGATGTCTCGATGCTCGAAGCGGCCATCGCGACCATGGGCTGGGCGGTATCCAACCACCTGATCGCAGGGCGCGAGCCCCGGCCCCTGGGCAACGACAACGTTACCGCCAGCCCGTCCGGCACCTTCCGGACCGGGGACGGCCTGCTCAACATCGCGGCCAACAAGCAGGAGCAGTTCGAGGCGGTGTGCGCGGTGCTCGGCCACCCGGAATGGACGGCGGACCCGCGGTTCGCCGACCGCCATGGGCGGCTGCGGCACCGCGCCGAACTCACGGCCCTGGTGGAAGCAGCGCTGTCCGCCGGATCGGCGGACGCGTGGTGGAAGCGCCTCAACGAGGCGGGCGTGCCCGCGGGGCCGGTGTACACGGTGCCCCAGGTGCTGGAGCATCCGCAGATCGCCGGCCGCGGCATGGTGGGCACCTTCAAGGACGTTCCCGGCGTCGGCCGCGACATCCGGGTCGTGCGCACGGGGTTCAAGTGGAACGGCGAAGCACCGGCCGTCGGCACCCCGCCGCCCCGGCTGGGCGAGCACACGGCGGACATCCTGGCCGAGCTCGGCTATTCGCCGTCGGACATCCGGGAACTGGCACAGGAGCAGGCGATATGAGCACCCAGGACCCCCGCGTGAGCGACTGGTGGACCACGTCCATCATCGACATGAGCCCCGGCAGCATCCGCTACCGCGGATACCCCATCCAGGACCTGATCGGCCGCATCGGCTTCGCGCAGATGATCTGGCTGATGACACGTGGCGAGTTGCCCGGCGAACGCGAAAGCCGGCTGCTCGACGCCGCCCTCATGTCCGCGGTGGACCATGGGCCGCAGGCCCCCAGCATCGCCATCGC
Proteins encoded in this window:
- a CDS encoding Bug family tripartite tricarboxylate transporter substrate binding protein; its protein translation is MLSLSRLLCTCALLAASAAAIAQPADYPSQSIKVVVPFPPGGGTDIVARMVLDKIRASTGWTLVVDNKPGAGGNIGMDAVAKAAPDGYTLGMGQTANLAINPSLYAKMPYDASRAFVPVATVAGQPVVLVVNAASRFKTLADLVGAAKARPDSLSMASAGNGTVGHLTGELFIRQAGIRTSHIPYKGAGPAATDLLGGQVDYYFATPQTVIPFIKAGKLRALAVSSAKRLPVLPDVPTIAESGYKGFDTSDWKMLVAPAGTPPAVLARWQQEVARALARPDTIATLQAEGSTPMATTPQEAAALIRSEQQRWGEVIRSSNVKLD
- a CDS encoding CaiB/BaiF CoA transferase family protein, with product MALPPLHGVRVLDLTNVLAGPFACHQLAHMGADVIKVEARQGGDLARQLGADQDLNQADMGVSFLAQNPGKRSITLNLKHPGGKEALRRLVRTAQVLVENYRPGVMQRLGLGYEELLKENPRLIYCAISGFGQDGPLRDLPAYDQIIQGMSGMMSITGAPETAPYRVGYPVADTIGGITAAFAVASALADRHRTGGVFIDVSMLEAAIATMGWAVSNHLIAGREPRPLGNDNVTASPSGTFRTGDGLLNIAANKQEQFEAVCAVLGHPEWTADPRFADRHGRLRHRAELTALVEAALSAGSADAWWKRLNEAGVPAGPVYTVPQVLEHPQIAGRGMVGTFKDVPGVGRDIRVVRTGFKWNGEAPAVGTPPPRLGEHTADILAELGYSPSDIRELAQEQAI